Proteins encoded in a region of the Halostella limicola genome:
- a CDS encoding threonine synthase — MSLERVCYDCGRRTAEPVARCDCGEPLWLATDPGSFDWDDVADAPGLWRYESLLPVVPDPLDGLATAAGDTPLFGAPELDAFAGVRTHVKVEGQQPTGSFKDRGSALGLAAVREGAVGDVDAVGTVSHGNMAMSTAAFAAAAGVPCTVLVPADIPEERLGIIAQYDPTLLRVEGDYGRLYRRSLELGPERGVAFLNSDAPLRVEGQKTTAVEICEAFAPDVPDAVVLPVSSGGHASGAWKALRELRAAGTIDDIPPLYLVQAAACAPIAEAFAAGDDAVTPVEGGDTIAYSIANADPPSGTRALRAARDTGGGALAVDDDAIRAAQRALATEAGLSAESASAVALAGARRLAEGGELSSGDDVVVVVTGTGLKLSGGAASVPTVSIDELDAELAGAGERAP; from the coding sequence ATGTCTCTCGAACGCGTCTGTTACGACTGCGGCAGGCGAACCGCCGAGCCCGTCGCCCGCTGTGACTGCGGCGAACCGCTGTGGCTCGCTACCGACCCCGGCTCCTTCGACTGGGACGACGTCGCCGACGCGCCGGGGCTGTGGCGCTACGAGTCGCTCCTGCCGGTCGTCCCCGACCCCCTCGACGGCCTCGCGACCGCGGCGGGCGACACGCCGCTTTTCGGCGCGCCGGAACTCGACGCGTTCGCCGGCGTCCGCACCCACGTCAAAGTCGAGGGCCAGCAGCCGACGGGGAGCTTCAAGGACCGCGGGAGCGCGCTCGGCCTCGCCGCCGTCCGCGAGGGCGCCGTCGGCGACGTCGACGCCGTCGGCACCGTCTCACACGGCAACATGGCCATGAGCACCGCCGCGTTCGCGGCCGCGGCTGGCGTCCCCTGCACCGTGCTCGTCCCCGCGGACATCCCCGAGGAGCGACTGGGGATCATCGCGCAGTACGACCCGACGCTCCTTCGCGTCGAGGGCGACTACGGCCGCCTCTACCGGCGCTCGCTCGAACTCGGCCCCGAGCGCGGCGTCGCCTTCCTCAACTCCGACGCCCCGCTGCGCGTCGAGGGCCAGAAGACGACCGCCGTCGAGATCTGCGAGGCGTTCGCGCCCGACGTTCCCGACGCCGTCGTGCTGCCGGTCAGCAGCGGCGGCCACGCCAGCGGCGCGTGGAAGGCGCTGCGCGAACTCCGGGCGGCCGGGACCATCGACGACATCCCCCCGCTGTACCTCGTCCAGGCGGCGGCCTGCGCGCCGATCGCCGAGGCGTTCGCGGCCGGGGACGACGCGGTGACGCCCGTCGAGGGCGGCGACACGATCGCCTACTCCATCGCCAACGCCGACCCGCCGAGCGGCACCCGGGCGCTCCGCGCGGCCCGCGACACCGGCGGTGGCGCGCTCGCCGTGGACGACGACGCGATCCGCGCGGCCCAGCGCGCGCTGGCGACCGAGGCGGGCCTGAGCGCGGAGTCCGCGTCCGCGGTCGCGCTGGCCGGCGCGAGACGCCTCGCCGAGGGTGGCGAACTCTCGTCGGGCGACGACGTGGTCGTCGTCGTGACGGGAACGGGACTGAAGTTGTCCGGCGGCGCGGCGTCCGTCCCGACAGTCTCCATCGACGAACTGGACGCCGAACTGGCCGGGGCGGGCGAGCGCGCCCCGTAG
- a CDS encoding Tm-1-like ATP-binding domain-containing protein, translating into MAVVIVGTLDTKAEEIGFARDVIEAQGIDVHVVDTGVMGDPGFEPDTSAETVAEAGGGDLDDLRERADRGAAMDVMGRGAAEIVSQLHDEGDLDGVLGLGGSGNTSIATAAMRALPVGVPKVMASTMASGDVEPYVGSTDVTMMYSVADIEGLNQLSRRIIANAALATVGMVANEADVEVEDRPTIAVTMFGVTTPCVQTAREYLEDQGYETIVFHATGSGGRAMEDLVRQGIVDGVLDVTTTEWADEHVGGVLNAGPDRLDAPGEAGIPHVISVGALDMVNFGPPDTVPEEFDGRQFHEHNPQVTLMRTTPEETAAIGEIIAEKLNAASGPVAVYLPLRGVSQISVEGEDFHDPEADAALFDALREHLNDDVELVEMETDVNDEAFALSMARKMDEYVGGGS; encoded by the coding sequence ATGGCGGTCGTCATCGTCGGCACGCTCGACACGAAGGCGGAGGAGATCGGCTTCGCCCGCGACGTGATCGAAGCACAGGGGATCGACGTACACGTTGTCGATACGGGCGTCATGGGCGACCCCGGGTTCGAACCGGACACGAGCGCCGAGACGGTCGCGGAGGCGGGCGGCGGAGATCTGGACGACCTGCGCGAGCGCGCCGACCGCGGCGCGGCGATGGACGTCATGGGTCGCGGCGCGGCCGAGATCGTCAGCCAGCTCCACGACGAGGGAGACCTCGACGGCGTCCTCGGCCTCGGCGGCTCCGGGAACACGTCGATCGCGACGGCCGCGATGCGGGCGCTCCCGGTCGGCGTGCCGAAGGTGATGGCGTCGACCATGGCGTCGGGCGACGTGGAGCCGTACGTCGGGTCGACGGACGTGACGATGATGTACTCCGTCGCCGACATCGAGGGGCTGAACCAGCTCTCCCGGCGCATCATTGCGAACGCGGCGCTGGCGACGGTCGGGATGGTCGCGAACGAGGCCGACGTCGAGGTCGAGGACCGGCCGACCATCGCCGTCACGATGTTCGGGGTCACGACGCCCTGCGTCCAGACTGCGCGGGAGTACCTCGAAGACCAGGGGTACGAGACGATCGTCTTCCACGCGACCGGCTCCGGCGGTCGGGCGATGGAGGATCTGGTCCGGCAGGGGATCGTCGACGGCGTCCTCGACGTGACGACGACCGAGTGGGCCGACGAGCACGTCGGCGGCGTCCTCAACGCCGGACCGGACCGCCTCGACGCGCCTGGGGAGGCGGGGATCCCCCACGTCATCTCGGTGGGCGCGCTCGACATGGTGAACTTCGGCCCGCCGGACACCGTCCCCGAGGAGTTCGATGGCCGGCAGTTCCACGAGCACAACCCGCAGGTGACGCTGATGCGGACGACGCCCGAGGAGACGGCGGCGATCGGCGAGATCATCGCCGAGAAGCTGAACGCGGCGTCGGGACCCGTCGCCGTCTACCTGCCGCTGCGGGGCGTCTCCCAGATCAGCGTCGAGGGCGAGGACTTCCACGACCCCGAGGCCGACGCGGCGCTGTTCGACGCGCTCAGGGAGCATCTGAACGACGACGTCGAGCTCGTCGAGATGGAGACCGACGTCAACGACGAGGCGTTCGCGCTGTCGATGGCGCGGAAGATGGACGAGTACGTGGGCGGTGGGAGCTGA
- a CDS encoding phosphoenolpyruvate hydrolase family protein: MHYTREESRSRLRETADKGEPIIGAGAGTGMSAKFAERGGVDLLIIYNSGRYRMNGRGSLAGLMPYGDANEIVLDMGRQVLPVVEETPVLAGVNGTDPFREMDVFVEDLKRRGFSGVQNFPTVGLIDEGSQFRRNLEETGMGYDKEVEMISEAADQGMLTCPYVFSEDQAREMAAAGADLIVSHMGLTTSGDIGAETALDLDEAAECVQAHHDAAKDVNEDVMVICHGGPIAWPDDAEYVLNETEGVVGFFGASSIERLPTEEAIENQTREFKGIEF; the protein is encoded by the coding sequence ATGCACTACACGCGCGAGGAGTCGCGTTCGCGACTCAGGGAGACGGCGGACAAGGGGGAACCGATCATCGGGGCCGGCGCGGGGACGGGGATGTCGGCGAAGTTCGCGGAGCGCGGCGGCGTCGACCTCCTGATCATCTACAACTCGGGGCGGTACCGGATGAACGGCCGCGGGTCGCTCGCCGGCCTCATGCCGTACGGCGACGCGAACGAGATCGTCCTCGACATGGGCCGGCAGGTGCTCCCCGTCGTCGAGGAGACGCCCGTGCTGGCCGGCGTCAACGGGACCGACCCGTTCCGGGAGATGGACGTCTTCGTCGAGGATCTCAAGCGGCGGGGGTTCTCGGGCGTGCAGAACTTCCCGACCGTGGGGCTGATCGACGAGGGCAGCCAGTTCCGGCGGAACCTAGAGGAGACGGGGATGGGCTACGACAAGGAGGTCGAGATGATCAGCGAGGCCGCCGATCAGGGGATGCTCACCTGCCCGTACGTCTTCTCCGAGGATCAGGCCCGCGAGATGGCCGCGGCCGGGGCCGACCTGATCGTCTCGCACATGGGGCTGACGACCTCCGGCGACATCGGCGCGGAGACGGCACTTGACCTCGACGAGGCGGCCGAGTGCGTCCAGGCACACCACGACGCCGCCAAGGACGTGAACGAGGACGTGATGGTGATCTGCCACGGCGGCCCGATCGCCTGGCCCGACGACGCCGAGTACGTGCTGAACGAGACCGAGGGCGTGGTCGGCTTCTTCGGCGCGTCGAGCATCGAGCGCCTGCCGACGGAGGAGGCCATCGAGAACCAGACGCGCGAGTTCAAGGGGATCGAGTTCTGA
- a CDS encoding Yip1 family protein, with product MSPRTPLLRPGRYFDERGVSLARGLAVVALVTAAMVAGVYGMGLIFTERIDGAVTVDNPERPPDAFCEGSAGSEQLASSCDEPKEVKRDIDEFLWKAVGKSASGLVLGLPIVWLFVGGLLHAGSWLAGGEGSARNSWAVAAWGLAPGVAGFAVGLVVLALTFDPVTVSSSAEPAALRREVIDSLGALEVAGTVTGVATTLWGAVIWRVGLQEGRNVGGTAASAVAGAAALLVWLFGAA from the coding sequence ATGTCCCCGCGAACGCCCCTCCTCCGCCCGGGCAGGTACTTCGACGAACGCGGCGTCAGCCTCGCCCGCGGGCTGGCCGTCGTGGCGCTGGTGACGGCCGCGATGGTCGCCGGCGTGTACGGGATGGGGTTGATATTCACCGAGCGCATCGACGGCGCCGTCACGGTCGACAACCCCGAGCGACCGCCGGACGCGTTCTGCGAGGGATCGGCCGGGAGCGAGCAGCTGGCGAGCAGTTGCGACGAGCCAAAAGAGGTCAAACGGGACATCGACGAGTTCCTCTGGAAGGCGGTGGGCAAGTCGGCGAGCGGTCTGGTGCTCGGCCTCCCCATCGTCTGGCTGTTCGTCGGCGGCCTCCTGCACGCCGGGTCGTGGCTGGCCGGCGGCGAGGGGTCGGCGAGGAACTCCTGGGCCGTGGCGGCCTGGGGGCTCGCACCGGGCGTCGCGGGGTTCGCCGTGGGGCTGGTCGTGCTCGCGCTCACGTTCGACCCGGTGACGGTGTCGTCGTCGGCGGAACCGGCGGCGCTCCGGCGGGAGGTCATCGACTCCCTCGGCGCGCTGGAGGTGGCCGGAACCGTCACGGGCGTCGCGACGACGCTGTGGGGCGCGGTGATCTGGCGGGTCGGCCTGCAGGAGGGCCGGAACGTCGGCGGGACCGCCGCGTCGGCGGTGGCCGGCGCCGCGGCGCTGCTCGTGTGGCTGTTCGGCGCGGCCTGA
- a CDS encoding helix-turn-helix domain-containing protein — protein MSLVAEYKVGCRHLPLVDVAAAVPDAALRVDVGQPNQGGPPPFAVRAAAEFEAVERAFDESAFVSEYSVVGRTGDIRRYAVTPAFTMTEQFGDAVDDLARLKTLAANESVVDYIRVVADGWVQKRRFADRDAFDEYCAFWRENASFSLHRLATDDADATPAATTGPDLTDRQREALRTAHEMGYFEVPRGASLSEVAEELGISPPSLSERLRRGSAALVEDAIPVGHLKALTR, from the coding sequence ATGTCCCTCGTAGCGGAATACAAGGTGGGCTGTCGGCACCTCCCGCTCGTCGACGTCGCGGCGGCCGTCCCGGACGCGGCCCTGCGCGTCGACGTGGGACAGCCGAACCAGGGCGGGCCGCCGCCGTTCGCCGTTCGCGCCGCCGCCGAGTTCGAGGCGGTGGAGCGGGCCTTCGACGAGAGCGCCTTCGTCAGCGAGTACTCAGTTGTCGGCCGGACCGGGGACATCCGCCGGTACGCGGTCACCCCCGCGTTCACCATGACCGAGCAGTTCGGCGACGCCGTCGACGACCTGGCCCGACTGAAGACTCTCGCAGCCAACGAGTCCGTCGTCGACTACATCCGCGTCGTCGCCGACGGCTGGGTCCAGAAGCGCCGGTTCGCGGACCGGGACGCCTTCGACGAGTACTGCGCGTTCTGGCGCGAGAACGCCTCGTTCTCACTCCACCGCCTCGCCACGGACGACGCCGACGCGACGCCCGCCGCGACGACCGGTCCCGACCTCACCGACCGCCAGCGCGAGGCGCTGCGCACCGCCCACGAAATGGGCTACTTCGAGGTGCCCCGCGGGGCGTCGCTGTCGGAGGTCGCGGAGGAACTCGGCATCTCGCCGCCGTCGCTCTCGGAGCGCCTCCGCCGCGGGTCCGCGGCGCTGGTCGAGGACGCGATTCCGGTGGGTCACTTAAAGGCCCTCACGCGTTAG
- a CDS encoding alpha/beta fold hydrolase, whose amino-acid sequence MQTVASADGTRIAYERRGDGPPLVLLHGGSSSSYWDPVVPRFADDYTVVVPDRRGRGNSDHPDDPAAYGLDREVDDVHAVVEAVDGDPVLFGHSFGGLQAIEAARDAPVEAVVAYEPAVIVGEYRERADLADRMRARLDEGERREAMKLHLGEVIHGGEMDDLDAWLAEWPAWPDCVERVEKALYMNRAVEEYRLPDELDVDAPALLLTGSEGPSHLRDSVRAVREALPDSRLVEFDGVSHIGPVEAPDRVVPEVQSFLREAAAEPRPPSE is encoded by the coding sequence ATGCAGACGGTAGCGTCCGCCGACGGCACGCGCATCGCGTACGAACGACGTGGCGACGGCCCGCCGCTGGTCCTCCTCCACGGCGGGTCGTCGAGCAGCTACTGGGACCCCGTCGTCCCCCGGTTCGCCGACGACTACACGGTCGTCGTCCCCGACAGACGGGGCCGCGGGAACAGCGACCACCCCGACGATCCCGCCGCCTACGGCCTCGACCGCGAGGTCGACGATGTCCACGCGGTCGTCGAGGCGGTCGACGGCGACCCGGTCCTGTTCGGGCACTCCTTCGGCGGCCTGCAGGCGATCGAGGCCGCCCGCGACGCCCCCGTCGAGGCGGTCGTCGCCTACGAACCGGCGGTCATCGTCGGCGAGTACCGCGAGCGGGCGGACCTCGCGGACCGGATGCGGGCGCGACTCGACGAGGGCGAGCGCCGCGAGGCGATGAAGCTCCACCTCGGCGAGGTGATCCACGGCGGCGAGATGGACGACCTCGACGCGTGGCTGGCGGAGTGGCCGGCCTGGCCCGACTGCGTCGAGCGCGTGGAGAAGGCCCTGTACATGAACCGCGCCGTCGAGGAGTACCGCCTCCCCGACGAACTGGACGTCGACGCGCCGGCGCTCCTGCTGACCGGTTCCGAGGGTCCCTCCCACCTCCGGGACAGCGTCCGCGCCGTCCGCGAGGCGCTCCCCGACAGCCGCCTCGTCGAATTCGACGGCGTCAGCCACATCGGTCCCGTCGAGGCGCCCGACCGCGTCGTCCCGGAGGTCCAGTCCTTCCTCCGCGAGGCGGCGGCCGAGCCGAGACCGCCGTCTGAGTGA
- a CDS encoding ABC transporter permease subunit: MSAAAVARKDFLDVRRAKIVWFVVGVYVLLTALFFVQVRLADAGGPDGPPAVLRALWNVAFVGAVFVPAVALVSAYLAVAGERESGSIKFLLSTPITRRDVVVGKYVSRAAVVAASLALAFAVAAALSAVWFGSLRTGTFAGIAALTTVYALAYVAVAIGISASTASRAQAMAAALGFYFSTNVMTLVDGMSALAALRYALNELLGLGVGEDATRFLGVLTNPTQAYLVAVQLAFPAGFMDLPAADGVAWYARPEVAVVVLLAWLVAPILFGLRRFERADIG, translated from the coding sequence GTGAGCGCCGCCGCCGTCGCCCGCAAGGACTTCCTCGACGTCCGGCGGGCGAAGATCGTCTGGTTCGTCGTCGGGGTGTACGTCCTGCTGACCGCGCTGTTTTTCGTGCAGGTTCGGCTTGCCGACGCCGGCGGCCCCGACGGCCCCCCGGCGGTCCTCCGCGCGCTCTGGAACGTCGCGTTCGTCGGTGCGGTGTTCGTGCCCGCCGTCGCGCTCGTCTCCGCCTACCTCGCCGTCGCCGGCGAGCGCGAGTCCGGGAGCATCAAGTTCCTGCTGTCGACCCCGATCACCCGGCGCGACGTGGTCGTCGGCAAGTACGTCTCGCGGGCCGCCGTCGTCGCCGCGTCGCTGGCGCTCGCGTTCGCCGTGGCGGCCGCGCTCTCGGCGGTCTGGTTCGGGTCGCTCAGGACCGGCACGTTCGCGGGCATCGCCGCCCTGACGACGGTGTACGCGCTCGCCTACGTCGCCGTGGCGATCGGCATCTCCGCGTCGACGGCGTCGCGGGCGCAGGCGATGGCCGCCGCGCTCGGCTTCTACTTCTCGACGAACGTGATGACGCTGGTCGACGGCATGTCCGCGCTCGCCGCCCTGCGGTACGCCCTCAATGAACTGCTCGGACTCGGCGTGGGCGAGGACGCGACCCGGTTCCTCGGCGTGCTCACCAACCCGACGCAGGCGTACCTCGTCGCCGTTCAGCTCGCCTTCCCCGCCGGGTTCATGGACCTCCCGGCGGCCGACGGAGTCGCCTGGTACGCCCGCCCGGAGGTCGCCGTCGTCGTCCTGCTCGCCTGGCTCGTCGCGCCGATCCTGTTCGGGCTTCGGCGGTTCGAACGGGCCGACATCGGGTGA
- a CDS encoding helix-turn-helix domain-containing protein, producing MREALVSLDESELAAVGLEELVSICRSAGIEDFEEFACYGDGAIVQVEVAARLDEKRFASLDYVDRWERLAESDGSHLYLIAFTAPGIGDAAADHADDLVGCCEPTLTDNGATMSFVGPQAAISGIVDEYERAGLSPDLRKIAAYDGRRDSLDALTDRQREVVRTAYEMGYYEVPREVSTAEIAGELDLDGSTVAEHLQRAERNLLSNYLGQ from the coding sequence ATGCGGGAAGCCCTCGTCAGCCTCGACGAATCGGAACTCGCCGCCGTCGGCCTCGAGGAGCTGGTGTCGATCTGTCGCTCGGCCGGGATAGAGGACTTCGAGGAGTTCGCGTGTTACGGCGACGGCGCGATCGTACAGGTGGAAGTGGCCGCGCGACTCGACGAGAAGCGCTTCGCGTCGCTCGACTACGTCGACCGGTGGGAGCGACTCGCGGAGTCCGACGGCTCGCACCTGTACCTGATCGCCTTCACTGCGCCGGGGATCGGGGACGCGGCCGCCGACCACGCGGATGACCTCGTCGGCTGCTGCGAGCCGACGCTGACCGACAACGGGGCCACGATGTCCTTCGTCGGACCGCAGGCGGCGATCAGCGGCATCGTCGACGAGTACGAGCGGGCCGGCCTCTCGCCGGACCTGCGGAAGATAGCGGCGTACGACGGCCGCCGGGACTCGCTGGACGCGCTGACCGACCGGCAGCGCGAGGTGGTTCGGACCGCCTACGAGATGGGGTACTATGAGGTCCCCCGCGAGGTGTCGACCGCGGAGATCGCGGGCGAACTGGATCTGGACGGGTCGACGGTGGCCGAGCACCTGCAGCGGGCCGAGCGGAACCTGCTGTCGAACTACCTCGGGCAGTGA
- the merB gene encoding organomercurial lyase translates to MTNTPTTAIDDREIDPEVAERFRVAFGFDEAPETFGEFADATADSLAEVNGALGVDHLCLAETSRHEARVGDETYHFACVLDALLLPFVLEGDATTVDVRSESPASDAVVAMTVSREGVSADPESAVVSFGIEADPSPPADRADAFEYGYRAFCPYVNAFPDEAAYEEWAAATPDAATTPLRAAKAFALAKALAQRLSDG, encoded by the coding sequence GTGACGAACACCCCTACGACCGCGATCGACGACCGCGAGATCGACCCAGAGGTCGCCGAACGGTTCCGCGTCGCGTTCGGCTTCGACGAGGCTCCCGAGACGTTCGGCGAGTTCGCCGACGCGACGGCCGACAGCCTCGCGGAGGTGAACGGCGCGCTCGGCGTCGACCACCTCTGTCTCGCCGAGACGTCCCGCCACGAGGCTCGCGTCGGCGACGAGACCTACCACTTCGCCTGCGTCCTCGACGCCCTGTTGCTCCCGTTCGTCCTCGAGGGCGACGCGACGACGGTCGACGTGCGCTCCGAGAGCCCCGCCTCCGACGCCGTCGTCGCGATGACGGTCTCGCGGGAGGGCGTCTCGGCGGACCCCGAGAGCGCCGTCGTCTCGTTCGGCATCGAGGCCGACCCGTCGCCGCCGGCGGACCGGGCCGACGCGTTCGAGTACGGCTACCGGGCGTTCTGTCCCTACGTCAACGCGTTCCCCGACGAGGCGGCGTACGAGGAGTGGGCCGCCGCGACGCCGGACGCGGCGACGACGCCGCTCCGCGCCGCCAAGGCGTTCGCCCTCGCGAAAGCGCTCGCCCAGCGGCTCTCGGACGGCTGA
- a CDS encoding helix-turn-helix transcriptional regulator: MGGEDDPVEILKTVVDRRELLRRFADGPKDKRTLESEVSVSRSTVNRAVRELELLELIEYGADGYRLTPVGEFVTGAAEDALEQVAAAARFTEFLQWVPRSEFDLGLQHLRDADLHTADAGDPWSMINEHVARLKEASSVRASLPVTGLHAFEVVHDRVVHGDARMELLVEPDVAETHRTDAAYADLFEKLSRTDRYEMYVYPDSFPFGVAVIDETVQLLAVDGDDPKAIVETDDAAVREWAHGQLDAYERRATEFEAGEGAAPSEA; the protein is encoded by the coding sequence ATGGGAGGAGAGGACGATCCGGTCGAGATCCTCAAAACGGTCGTCGACCGCCGCGAACTGCTGCGGCGGTTCGCCGACGGGCCGAAGGACAAGCGGACGCTCGAATCGGAGGTGTCGGTCTCGCGGTCGACGGTCAACCGCGCCGTCCGGGAGCTGGAGCTCCTCGAACTGATCGAGTACGGGGCCGACGGGTACCGCCTGACGCCGGTCGGCGAGTTCGTGACGGGCGCCGCCGAGGACGCGCTCGAACAGGTGGCGGCGGCCGCCCGGTTCACCGAGTTCCTGCAGTGGGTCCCGCGCTCGGAGTTCGACCTGGGCCTCCAGCACCTCCGCGACGCCGATTTGCACACCGCCGACGCGGGCGATCCGTGGTCGATGATCAACGAGCACGTCGCGCGACTCAAGGAGGCCTCGTCGGTCCGGGCGTCGCTCCCGGTGACGGGACTACACGCCTTCGAGGTCGTTCACGACCGGGTCGTTCACGGCGACGCGCGGATGGAACTGCTCGTGGAACCCGACGTGGCGGAAACTCACCGCACGGACGCCGCGTACGCGGACTTGTTCGAGAAACTGTCCCGGACGGACCGATACGAGATGTACGTCTACCCCGACTCCTTCCCGTTCGGGGTCGCCGTCATCGACGAGACGGTCCAGTTGCTCGCCGTCGACGGCGACGACCCGAAAGCGATCGTCGAGACGGACGACGCCGCGGTCCGCGAGTGGGCCCATGGGCAACTCGACGCCTACGAGCGGCGGGCGACGGAGTTCGAGGCCGGCGAGGGCGCCGCGCCGTCTGAGGCCTGA
- a CDS encoding four-helix bundle copper-binding protein, whose translation MALTQIDHVSQNDEMQQCIDNCLEAAQACEWCADECAGEGEEMAECLRLCRDVADLTTLHARFMARNSDYSSDLAETCADACEACADECEQHDAEHCQVCAEVLRDCAETCREMAA comes from the coding sequence ATGGCGCTCACTCAGATCGACCACGTCAGTCAGAACGACGAGATGCAGCAGTGTATCGACAACTGCCTGGAGGCGGCCCAGGCCTGCGAATGGTGTGCCGACGAGTGCGCGGGCGAGGGCGAGGAGATGGCGGAGTGTCTCCGCCTGTGTCGCGACGTCGCCGACCTGACGACGCTCCACGCGCGCTTCATGGCCCGGAACTCCGACTACAGTTCCGACCTCGCGGAGACCTGCGCCGACGCCTGTGAGGCCTGCGCCGACGAGTGCGAACAGCATGACGCCGAGCACTGTCAGGTCTGCGCGGAGGTCCTCCGGGACTGCGCCGAGACCTGCCGCGAGATGGCGGCCTGA
- a CDS encoding winged-helix domain-containing protein, which yields MAELTPFQSYNLLVGLVVGAGLVYFLYLESSAAGYRPFLLVTVAGLVVFVVGGPVVEVAAPALVHWVHGLGALLVVFGLYNPVSNDLRTEEWARLLLDEPARIRRPADWMTPMDDAILELFHSSELVLTPAIIAFNIDRSREAVNRRLTALEEHGLVERMERGKYRMTELGERYLRGELHVALLTQERG from the coding sequence ATGGCCGAACTGACCCCGTTCCAGTCGTACAACCTCCTCGTCGGCCTCGTCGTCGGGGCTGGGCTCGTCTACTTCCTCTACCTCGAGTCCTCGGCGGCGGGGTACCGGCCGTTCCTGCTCGTCACCGTCGCCGGCCTCGTCGTGTTCGTCGTCGGCGGCCCGGTCGTCGAGGTGGCGGCCCCCGCCCTCGTCCACTGGGTCCACGGGCTCGGAGCGCTGCTGGTCGTCTTTGGGCTCTACAACCCCGTCAGCAACGACCTTAGGACGGAGGAGTGGGCCCGACTGCTGCTGGACGAACCGGCGCGGATCCGGCGGCCGGCCGACTGGATGACGCCGATGGACGACGCGATCCTGGAGCTGTTTCACTCCTCCGAGCTCGTCCTCACGCCCGCGATCATCGCGTTCAACATCGACCGCAGCCGGGAAGCGGTGAACCGCCGGCTAACCGCGCTGGAGGAACACGGGCTCGTGGAGCGGATGGAGCGAGGGAAGTACCGGATGACGGAACTCGGCGAGCGGTACCTCCGCGGCGAGTTGCACGTCGCCCTGCTGACCCAGGAAAGGGGGTAG